Proteins from a genomic interval of Cupriavidus sp. P-10:
- a CDS encoding DUF2933 domain-containing protein, translating into MKACHSQSTHHGAIAGQVRRFRWSLRWGIVLAALAIFAAIALGMPRWSAVASWLPFALVLLCPLMHLFHGGHGRSAPSKEGGDSVDGQRHD; encoded by the coding sequence ATGAAAGCATGTCATTCCCAATCGACGCATCACGGCGCCATCGCCGGCCAAGTCCGTCGGTTTCGCTGGTCGCTGCGTTGGGGGATCGTCCTCGCCGCCCTGGCAATCTTCGCCGCCATCGCGCTCGGGATGCCCCGTTGGAGCGCGGTTGCCTCCTGGTTGCCGTTTGCACTAGTGTTATTGTGCCCGTTGATGCATCTATTCCATGGCGGCCACGGGCGCAGCGCGCCGTCGAAAGAGGGCGGCGACTCAGTGGACGGACAGCGCCACGACTAA
- a CDS encoding cupredoxin domain-containing protein has translation MKTLKSLLLVLGLSPMLVWAAGSMEGHASPASASKSAAGQPGKPAKVSRTVNVTMSDTMRFAPDSIQVKRGETVRFVVRNVGKVEHEMVIGTAAELKEHAQMMRSMPDAKHSIPNQIMLAPGKQGTLVWQFDGPGTVDFACLVPGHFEAGMVGKVAVK, from the coding sequence ATGAAGACGCTCAAGTCGTTGCTGCTGGTGTTGGGGCTGTCGCCGATGCTGGTGTGGGCTGCCGGCAGCATGGAGGGCCATGCGAGCCCAGCTAGCGCCAGTAAGTCCGCTGCCGGTCAGCCGGGCAAGCCGGCCAAGGTCTCACGCACGGTTAACGTGACCATGAGCGACACGATGCGCTTCGCGCCCGACTCGATTCAGGTCAAGCGCGGTGAAACCGTGCGTTTTGTCGTCCGGAATGTCGGCAAAGTGGAGCACGAAATGGTGATCGGTACCGCCGCTGAGTTGAAAGAGCACGCGCAGATGATGCGCAGCATGCCTGATGCTAAGCACTCTATCCCGAACCAGATTATGCTCGCACCTGGCAAACAAGGCACACTCGTGTGGCAGTTCGACGGTCCTGGGACCGTCGACTTCGCTTGTCTGGTGCCGGGCCATTTCGAAGCCGGCATGGTCGGCAAGGTGGCCGTCAAGTAA
- a CDS encoding heavy metal translocating P-type ATPase: protein MNEPSSQRHPPKAGHPDKATGPGPGAHADQHHSHRHGAPHDSPVSGVGTAKDPVCGMVVSAGSAFHSEHAGIPYYFCSASCQRKFEADPAKHAAAAAAPTAAPSAAPDAESGPPGTIYTCPMHPEIRQDHPGNCPKCGMALEPLLPDLDETENPELVDFRHRFWWTLPLTVVTTVLAMLGHRFGWMEAATQSWVELVLSTPVVLWAGWPFFVRCIQSFLHRSPNMWTLIGLGTGAAYAYSVVATVAPDAFPQTFAAHGRIGVYFEAAAVIISLTLLGQLLELKARSQTSAAIKSLLGLAPKTARRIGRDGAEEDVPLTHVHVGDLLRVRPGEKVPVDGIVTEGSSSVDESMITGEPMPVTKREGDPVIGATMNTSGSLIIRSEKVGAQTVLSQIVQMVAQAQRSKAPMQRMADKVAGVFVLGVIGVAVVTFFAWGLFGPQPSWVFGLINAVAVLIIACPCALGLATPMSIMVASGKGATNGVLFRDAAAIENLRKVDTLIVDKTGTLTEGRPAFERAIGANGYADDEVLRLAASLDQGSEHPLAAALVKAARIRGLALEKSQDFESSTGIGVRGTVGGKTLAIGNTALMQADGIDTEALRAQADTLRAQGASVMYLGVDGRLAGLLAVSDPVKGSTPEALAALKAEGIRVVMATGDGVATAKAVAARLDIAEFHGEVKPADKLQLVSQLQQSGAVVAMAGDGINDAPALAKSDVGIAMGTGTDVAMNSAQVTLVKGDLRGIARARELSEATIRNMKQNLGFAFIYNALGVPLAAGVLYPFTGLLLSPMIAALAMSLSSASVISNALRLRQAEI from the coding sequence ATGAATGAACCCAGCAGCCAGCGCCACCCACCGAAAGCGGGCCACCCTGACAAGGCAACAGGCCCCGGTCCTGGCGCGCATGCTGACCAGCACCATTCCCATCGCCACGGTGCGCCGCACGACAGCCCAGTGTCGGGCGTCGGCACCGCCAAGGATCCAGTTTGTGGCATGGTGGTGTCGGCCGGCTCGGCATTCCACAGCGAACACGCTGGCATTCCCTATTACTTTTGCAGTGCATCGTGTCAGCGCAAGTTCGAGGCGGACCCGGCCAAGCACGCCGCGGCTGCGGCAGCTCCTACCGCGGCCCCTTCAGCCGCCCCGGATGCGGAATCGGGGCCTCCCGGCACGATCTACACCTGTCCGATGCACCCCGAGATCCGGCAGGATCATCCCGGCAACTGTCCGAAATGCGGCATGGCGCTGGAGCCGCTGTTGCCGGACCTGGACGAGACCGAGAATCCGGAGCTGGTGGATTTTCGGCACCGTTTTTGGTGGACGCTGCCATTGACGGTGGTGACCACGGTGTTGGCCATGCTCGGGCATCGATTTGGGTGGATGGAGGCGGCGACGCAGAGCTGGGTCGAACTGGTCCTGTCGACGCCGGTGGTGCTGTGGGCGGGTTGGCCCTTTTTCGTGCGGTGCATCCAGTCGTTTCTGCATCGCAGCCCCAATATGTGGACGCTGATCGGTCTCGGCACGGGTGCGGCCTATGCCTATAGCGTGGTCGCAACCGTGGCACCGGATGCGTTCCCGCAGACCTTTGCCGCCCACGGCCGCATCGGCGTGTACTTTGAGGCCGCCGCCGTCATCATCTCGTTGACGCTGCTCGGCCAGCTGCTTGAACTTAAGGCGCGATCCCAAACCTCCGCAGCGATAAAATCGTTGCTCGGGCTCGCGCCCAAGACGGCGCGCCGCATCGGACGCGATGGCGCCGAGGAGGATGTGCCCCTCACTCATGTGCATGTCGGCGACTTGTTGCGCGTAAGGCCCGGGGAGAAGGTGCCCGTCGACGGCATCGTGACCGAAGGCAGCAGTTCGGTGGACGAATCCATGATCACCGGTGAACCGATGCCGGTCACCAAGCGCGAGGGCGACCCCGTTATTGGCGCCACCATGAATACCTCAGGCAGCCTGATCATCCGATCGGAGAAGGTTGGCGCACAAACAGTGCTCTCCCAGATCGTACAGATGGTGGCGCAGGCGCAACGCTCAAAGGCGCCGATGCAACGCATGGCCGACAAGGTCGCGGGCGTGTTCGTGCTCGGCGTCATCGGCGTCGCCGTGGTGACGTTCTTTGCCTGGGGCCTGTTCGGTCCACAGCCCAGCTGGGTGTTCGGTCTGATCAATGCAGTTGCGGTCTTGATCATCGCCTGTCCCTGTGCATTGGGGCTGGCCACGCCGATGTCGATCATGGTTGCCAGCGGCAAGGGCGCCACCAACGGCGTGCTGTTCCGCGACGCCGCCGCGATCGAGAACCTGCGCAAGGTCGACACCCTGATCGTCGACAAGACCGGTACCCTGACCGAGGGGCGGCCGGCTTTCGAGCGTGCAATTGGCGCCAATGGCTATGCCGACGACGAAGTCCTGCGGCTGGCGGCGAGCCTGGACCAGGGCAGCGAACATCCGCTGGCCGCGGCGCTGGTTAAGGCGGCCCGCATTCGTGGCTTGGCGCTGGAGAAGTCACAGGACTTTGAGTCGAGCACGGGCATCGGTGTGCGCGGTACGGTCGGTGGGAAGACACTCGCCATTGGTAATACGGCGCTGATGCAAGCCGACGGCATCGACACCGAGGCGCTGCGCGCCCAAGCCGATACGCTGCGCGCACAAGGCGCGAGCGTTATGTATCTCGGCGTCGATGGCCGTCTGGCCGGCCTGCTTGCGGTGTCGGATCCCGTCAAAGGCTCAACGCCCGAGGCGCTGGCGGCCCTGAAGGCCGAAGGCATCCGCGTGGTCATGGCCACCGGCGACGGCGTGGCCACGGCAAAGGCGGTGGCCGCAAGGCTGGACATTGCGGAGTTCCACGGCGAAGTGAAGCCCGCGGACAAGCTTCAACTGGTGAGCCAACTGCAGCAAAGCGGAGCGGTGGTCGCCATGGCCGGTGACGGCATCAATGATGCCCCGGCGCTGGCCAAGTCGGATGTGGGCATCGCCATGGGCACCGGCACCGATGTGGCGATGAACAGTGCGCAGGTGACGTTGGTCAAAGGCGACCTGCGTGGCATTGCGCGCGCACGCGAGCTATCCGAGGCAACCATTCGCAACATGAAACAAAACCTTGGCTTCGCGTTTATCTATAACGCGCTCGGGGTACCGTTAGCGGCAGGGGTGCTGTACCCGTTCACCGGTTTGCTGCTTTCGCCTATGATTGCCGCGTTGGCAATGAGCCTGAGCTCGGCCTCGGTGATCTCCAATGCGCTACGCCTGCGGCAGGCAGAGATTTAA
- a CDS encoding phosphatase PAP2 family protein, whose translation MREMPLVQTPASQRWLRQQWWMLASAALVLAYVFQRTELDLWLEGRFYDVGRTVFPLRQHWLFEAVLHKGAKWLTYVAVAAAMGVCWRGWRGRLPWLPRRNALLAAAGMVVIPLSVTLLKLMTGRHCPWDMAQFGGSLPYMRLLDPLPADVKPGQCFPAGHAATGFLWVVWGIALRPAGRRWAWVGLAGGLLLGGTLGAARMAQGAHFLSHTLATLWVAWAVSLLLARGLRANVRLGSAAPHQGPKACPRRRRPPPGPDSQLSRDGLDRL comes from the coding sequence ATGAGAGAAATGCCGTTGGTTCAGACGCCCGCCAGTCAGCGTTGGCTGCGCCAGCAATGGTGGATGCTGGCATCGGCCGCGTTGGTGCTGGCCTACGTGTTCCAGCGCACCGAACTCGACCTCTGGCTCGAGGGCCGTTTCTACGATGTCGGTCGGACGGTCTTCCCGTTGCGCCAGCACTGGCTATTTGAAGCGGTGCTCCACAAGGGCGCGAAGTGGCTCACTTACGTCGCCGTAGCCGCGGCCATGGGTGTCTGCTGGCGGGGCTGGCGGGGGCGTCTGCCTTGGCTGCCGCGTCGCAATGCGTTGCTTGCCGCTGCGGGCATGGTGGTGATCCCGTTGAGCGTCACGCTCCTGAAGCTCATGACGGGACGCCACTGTCCCTGGGACATGGCTCAATTCGGCGGCAGCTTGCCCTATATGCGGTTGCTGGATCCGCTGCCAGCAGACGTCAAGCCGGGACAATGCTTTCCTGCCGGCCACGCCGCTACCGGCTTTCTCTGGGTCGTCTGGGGGATCGCATTGCGTCCTGCCGGCCGTCGCTGGGCGTGGGTTGGGCTGGCTGGCGGACTGCTGCTGGGCGGCACGCTTGGCGCGGCGCGCATGGCGCAGGGCGCGCACTTCTTGTCGCACACGCTCGCAACCCTCTGGGTGGCGTGGGCGGTCAGCTTGCTACTCGCGCGGGGGCTGCGGGCCAACGTCCGGCTAGGCAGCGCCGCGCCGCACCAGGGCCCGAAAGCTTGCCCGCGCCGTCGCCGACCACCGCCAGGACCGGACTCACAACTGTCTCGCGATGGCCTCGATCGGCTTTAA
- a CDS encoding c-type cytochrome, which produces MEESTQSRWIVACGLVVAAAAATGVALKAKRYLEPPSGGPQTLREGRQLRIDATDAAQLGRGRQLYAQACASCHGVKLEGQPNWRERLANGRMPAPPHDASGHTWHHADAVLFAITKNGLVAGVTAPRGYVSDMPAFGQSMSDDDIIAVLAYIKSTWPEKMAVAQREATAQYASPK; this is translated from the coding sequence ATGGAAGAGTCAACTCAGTCGCGCTGGATCGTGGCCTGCGGGTTGGTGGTGGCCGCCGCGGCGGCCACCGGGGTCGCGCTCAAGGCGAAACGCTATCTGGAGCCACCCTCCGGTGGACCGCAGACGCTCAGGGAAGGGCGCCAACTGCGCATCGATGCCACGGATGCCGCGCAGCTCGGTCGCGGCAGGCAGCTGTACGCACAGGCCTGCGCGTCGTGCCATGGCGTCAAGCTCGAAGGCCAGCCTAACTGGCGCGAGCGGCTCGCAAATGGCCGGATGCCGGCGCCCCCGCATGATGCATCGGGTCATACCTGGCACCATGCGGACGCGGTGCTGTTTGCCATTACCAAGAACGGGCTCGTTGCCGGCGTGACCGCGCCGAGAGGCTATGTCAGTGACATGCCAGCCTTCGGCCAGTCGATGTCGGATGACGACATCATTGCCGTGCTCGCGTACATCAAGAGCACTTGGCCTGAGAAAATGGCAGTAGCGCAGCGCGAAGCGACCGCGCAGTATGCGAGCCCGAAGTAG
- a CDS encoding class I SAM-dependent methyltransferase — protein sequence MRICNQCKAPLKIDVWACTACGWQPRVLAGVLCLAPAMMVDHDGFHEPLFVEYEKLEATHFWFVYRRKLILDALQRYFPALRSFMDVGCGTAENLRAIQARFPRARLVGGEASLRALMQGQRKCKAQLLQMDARAIPFAQAFDVLGAFDVIEHVDDDAQVLAEMYRACRNDGGIVLTVPQHPSLWSHMDDAAKHKRRYTRQELVKKVEAAGFEIVDVTSFMTLLLPAMAISRVWQRAKPPGDAMDDGFRIGAAMNGMLGGVCTLEHNLIRAGLRFPAGGSLLLVARKKGWTL from the coding sequence ATGCGCATCTGTAATCAATGTAAGGCCCCGCTCAAAATTGACGTGTGGGCGTGCACCGCGTGCGGTTGGCAGCCCCGTGTTCTGGCCGGCGTGCTCTGCCTGGCACCCGCCATGATGGTCGACCATGATGGCTTTCACGAACCGCTCTTTGTCGAGTACGAGAAGCTCGAAGCGACGCACTTCTGGTTCGTCTATCGCCGCAAACTGATCCTGGACGCGCTGCAGCGCTACTTTCCGGCCTTGCGCTCGTTCATGGACGTCGGTTGCGGGACCGCGGAGAACCTGCGCGCGATCCAGGCCCGCTTCCCGCGTGCACGCTTGGTCGGCGGCGAGGCATCGTTGCGCGCCCTGATGCAGGGACAGCGCAAATGCAAAGCTCAGTTGTTGCAAATGGATGCCCGTGCCATTCCCTTTGCCCAAGCCTTCGATGTCCTGGGGGCGTTTGACGTCATCGAACACGTCGACGACGACGCCCAAGTATTGGCGGAGATGTACCGGGCCTGCAGGAATGATGGGGGAATCGTATTGACAGTGCCCCAGCATCCGTCGCTGTGGAGCCATATGGACGATGCGGCCAAGCATAAGCGGCGCTATACGCGCCAAGAACTGGTGAAGAAAGTGGAGGCGGCCGGGTTCGAAATCGTGGACGTCACCTCCTTCATGACGCTGCTGCTGCCTGCGATGGCCATCTCCCGGGTGTGGCAGCGCGCCAAGCCGCCCGGCGATGCCATGGACGACGGGTTTCGCATTGGGGCGGCCATGAACGGCATGCTCGGGGGTGTTTGCACCCTCGAGCACAACCTAATACGGGCCGGTTTGCGTTTCCCGGCAGGCGGCTCGCTGCTGCTGGTGGCCAGGAAGAAGGGCTGGACTTTGTAG
- the copD gene encoding copper homeostasis membrane protein CopD, giving the protein MDWATVAVRFALYFGLTALFGLPLFGLYALRREEMASPTGARFLTLGAAVAALGIVLSLANITIMAKGMTGAASYAELQGHVFEMIVTGTAFGAAWVVRLVALVLCVLVALFVRKRPELQFWVLAAAGGVALSTLAWGGHGAMDDGIRRYIHLASDIAHLMAAGAWVGALLAFVLLSHPSATPAKVALLSRTSNGFAQVGTIVVATLVITGAVNYWLIVGPVLPELSLNSYGGLLASKLALFGTMLALAAANRFHLSPRLEHAVRTGDHAVAVRTLRRSLMFETSAATLILALVASLGILSPAGM; this is encoded by the coding sequence ATGGACTGGGCAACTGTTGCAGTGCGTTTCGCACTCTATTTCGGCCTGACTGCACTGTTTGGTCTGCCGCTGTTTGGCTTGTACGCACTGCGCCGTGAGGAAATGGCGTCGCCAACGGGTGCGCGCTTTTTGACGCTTGGCGCGGCGGTCGCGGCCCTGGGCATCGTCCTGTCGCTGGCCAATATCACCATCATGGCCAAGGGCATGACCGGTGCCGCATCCTACGCCGAACTGCAAGGCCATGTCTTCGAAATGATTGTGACAGGCACCGCGTTTGGCGCGGCCTGGGTCGTGCGACTCGTTGCCTTGGTCCTCTGCGTGCTGGTCGCGTTGTTTGTCCGCAAACGGCCAGAACTTCAATTCTGGGTTCTGGCTGCAGCGGGCGGCGTCGCGCTGTCCACGCTTGCCTGGGGCGGCCATGGCGCCATGGATGATGGCATTCGACGCTACATTCACCTTGCCTCGGATATCGCGCATCTAATGGCCGCCGGCGCATGGGTCGGCGCTCTGCTCGCGTTCGTGTTGTTGTCGCATCCCTCTGCCACACCTGCCAAGGTTGCCCTACTGAGCCGCACCTCGAACGGCTTCGCTCAGGTGGGTACGATCGTTGTCGCAACCTTGGTCATTACCGGCGCAGTGAACTATTGGTTGATTGTCGGTCCGGTCTTGCCAGAACTGTCGCTGAACTCATACGGTGGACTGCTGGCGTCCAAGCTGGCGCTGTTCGGTACCATGCTCGCCCTTGCCGCGGCTAACCGTTTTCATCTGAGCCCGCGCCTGGAGCATGCCGTACGGACGGGCGACCATGCCGTCGCCGTTCGTACCTTGCGGCGCAGCCTGATGTTCGAGACCAGTGCGGCAACGCTCATTCTGGCTCTTGTCGCCTCGCTCGGCATCCTATCCCCCGCGGGCATGTAG
- the copC gene encoding copper homeostasis periplasmic binding protein CopC: MQAPRFTIRAALAAAAVLASTAAFAHPKLVSSMPADKAEVAAPQKIELKFSENLATQFSGASLVMTSMPGMANHAPMKIAAKVAGSDDPKTMVITPAQTLAPGSYRVDWRAVSSDTHPINGNIAFTVK, from the coding sequence ATGCAAGCGCCCCGCTTCACCATTCGTGCCGCTCTGGCAGCCGCCGCTGTGCTGGCTAGTACTGCAGCCTTCGCCCATCCAAAGCTGGTATCGTCCATGCCCGCCGACAAGGCCGAGGTGGCGGCGCCGCAGAAGATCGAGCTGAAGTTTTCAGAGAACCTCGCGACCCAATTCTCCGGGGCCAGCCTCGTCATGACCAGCATGCCCGGCATGGCCAACCATGCGCCGATGAAAATTGCCGCCAAGGTTGCCGGCAGCGACGACCCCAAGACCATGGTGATCACCCCGGCCCAGACGCTGGCGCCTGGCAGCTACCGCGTCGATTGGCGTGCAGTGTCGTCCGACACGCACCCGATTAATGGCAACATCGCGTTCACCGTGAAGTGA
- a CDS encoding CzcE family metal-binding protein, translating to MNTKKTALTALALAAVSVLSSSPAWSADQTRTNAGDNWAEHVRRQAADQTSSSASLTVPSAMATAQAATPLGPQATLFGSLAPANTAARAVTLAPGLKSVNVASGDTVTFRSGAQEATWTFAEFVQGKSVDLGVLFPAMPNAQGVRVYIERSKLFTGG from the coding sequence ATGAACACCAAGAAGACCGCTTTGACCGCATTGGCGCTGGCGGCCGTTTCCGTCCTATCCAGTTCACCGGCGTGGAGTGCGGACCAGACCAGAACCAATGCGGGCGACAACTGGGCGGAGCACGTGCGGCGGCAAGCCGCCGACCAAACCAGCTCATCGGCATCGCTCACAGTGCCCAGCGCAATGGCTACGGCGCAGGCTGCTACCCCATTGGGGCCGCAGGCGACGCTCTTCGGTAGCCTGGCGCCGGCGAACACGGCCGCACGCGCGGTGACGCTCGCTCCCGGCCTGAAGTCTGTCAATGTGGCCTCCGGCGACACCGTTACCTTCCGCAGCGGCGCGCAGGAGGCCACCTGGACGTTCGCCGAATTTGTTCAAGGAAAATCCGTGGATCTTGGCGTCCTGTTCCCGGCAATGCCCAACGCCCAAGGCGTGCGCGTCTATATCGAGCGCAGCAAGCTCTTTACCGGTGGCTAA
- a CDS encoding CzcE family metal-binding protein has protein sequence MTTTQALRITLALSAFGMASACAPLPPARADLYGTAAAVETATRSITLRPGARYVNVTSGETVAFRGANRTVAWTFMTTSSGRSAVALNFLLPDLPEAKGITAIIAPSPLYRGSS, from the coding sequence ATGACTACTACGCAGGCTTTACGGATCACACTGGCACTCTCTGCCTTCGGCATGGCGTCGGCGTGCGCGCCTTTGCCACCTGCTAGGGCCGATTTGTATGGTACCGCCGCTGCCGTCGAGACGGCGACTCGGTCGATCACGCTGCGGCCAGGTGCGCGATACGTTAATGTCACCTCTGGAGAAACCGTTGCTTTCCGGGGCGCCAACCGCACGGTGGCTTGGACCTTTATGACCACAAGTAGTGGACGATCGGCAGTTGCGCTGAACTTCCTTTTGCCGGATCTGCCGGAAGCCAAAGGCATCACGGCCATCATCGCGCCAAGCCCGCTCTATCGGGGCAGCTCATGA
- a CDS encoding DUF411 domain-containing protein, producing MKYFLATAALLAAATGAQAASPTLTVYKDPSCGCCAEWVKHVNQAGIQTKVIDSSDMTAVKARLGVPTQFGSCHTAVIDGSAQVVEGHVPAAAVRKLAAKPTLKGVAVPGMPANSPGMGQMDGKLVTVDFSGKPFSKD from the coding sequence ATGAAGTATTTCTTGGCCACTGCCGCTTTGCTCGCGGCCGCCACCGGCGCGCAAGCGGCCTCGCCGACGCTAACGGTGTACAAGGATCCCAGTTGTGGCTGCTGTGCAGAATGGGTCAAACACGTGAACCAGGCCGGCATTCAGACCAAGGTCATTGATTCGTCCGACATGACGGCGGTCAAAGCCAGGCTCGGCGTCCCGACCCAGTTCGGCTCCTGCCATACCGCGGTGATCGATGGCAGCGCGCAGGTGGTGGAGGGGCACGTGCCGGCAGCAGCGGTGCGCAAGCTCGCTGCGAAGCCGACCTTGAAAGGGGTCGCAGTGCCCGGCATGCCGGCAAACTCGCCAGGCATGGGGCAGATGGACGGAAAGCTTGTGACAGTGGATTTTAGCGGCAAGCCATTCTCGAAAGACTAG
- a CDS encoding phosphoethanolamine transferase, translating into MIIAPSARFFLSTTGSTQRCVLQRLRLVMSRLSRHAPMMEPNLNRSRRDPASPGTPPSGARANWVGRAWRLEVGVETLLLGFCLYFVLVLNGPFWRALFAERTLSGLRDLGYGVAVGTALVTAHFVLLAPFINRWTAKPLLTILVVVAAGASYFMGQYGIYLDPSMARNVLRTDVAEARELLTLRMMGSIALLALPPLLLLPWVTLRQRALTRSVGLRLVAILVAIVAGVGTLSLVFKDFAAQMRNHKEIRYLLAPVNVVYAFTGALARDASTANRPRQPVGTDARLGASWSEHNKPLLFVVVVGETARAADWGLSGRSPHDTTPKLAQRAVINFAQVTSCGTNTEVSLPCMFSPQGRRNYDEDAIKASESLLHVIGRAGMKVGWADNQSGCKGVCAGLPTWQPDPQAMSALCDRDRCLDEVLLAGAEALRHQLPGSLVVVLHQLGNHGPAYYRRYPAQFAQFGPTCDTDDLSRCTPEQIRNAYDNALLYTDHVLARTIDWLEQLEARYDTAMIYVSDHGESLGERGLFLHGMPYAIAPREQTEVPMVMWFSDSFAQRMRLDVSCLRARAHEPATHDHLFSTVLGLLDIRTQTQDATMDLSARCRNG; encoded by the coding sequence GTGATCATCGCGCCTTCGGCGCGATTCTTTTTGTCCACCACTGGCTCAACACAGCGTTGCGTACTGCAACGCCTGCGGCTGGTAATGTCCCGCCTTTCGCGCCATGCGCCAATGATGGAACCGAATCTAAACCGGTCGCGCCGTGACCCGGCTTCGCCCGGCACACCACCGAGCGGGGCGCGCGCAAATTGGGTGGGTCGCGCCTGGCGTCTGGAGGTCGGCGTCGAGACCTTGCTACTCGGCTTCTGCCTATACTTTGTTCTCGTCCTGAACGGTCCGTTCTGGCGGGCGCTATTTGCCGAACGGACGTTGAGCGGGCTCCGTGATCTGGGCTACGGCGTGGCAGTGGGCACCGCGCTGGTCACGGCGCATTTTGTGCTGCTGGCGCCGTTCATAAACCGCTGGACGGCCAAACCGTTGCTGACAATTTTGGTCGTAGTGGCCGCCGGTGCCAGCTATTTCATGGGTCAATACGGCATCTACCTTGACCCCAGCATGGCCCGCAATGTGCTGCGCACCGACGTGGCGGAAGCTCGCGAGTTGCTAACGCTGCGTATGATGGGCAGCATCGCGCTCTTGGCACTACCACCATTGTTGTTGTTGCCCTGGGTGACGCTGCGCCAGCGCGCACTGACACGAAGCGTCGGCCTGCGCCTGGTCGCGATTTTGGTGGCGATTGTTGCCGGCGTGGGGACGCTGTCCTTGGTGTTTAAGGACTTCGCAGCCCAGATGCGCAATCATAAAGAGATCCGCTATCTGCTCGCGCCGGTCAATGTGGTGTACGCCTTCACCGGGGCGCTGGCACGCGATGCCAGTACCGCGAACCGGCCGCGCCAGCCGGTTGGCACCGACGCCCGGCTCGGCGCTAGCTGGAGCGAGCACAACAAGCCCCTGCTCTTCGTCGTGGTCGTGGGAGAAACCGCACGAGCGGCGGACTGGGGGCTCAGTGGCAGGTCGCCCCATGACACGACGCCGAAGCTGGCGCAGCGCGCTGTGATCAATTTCGCTCAAGTCACCAGTTGCGGCACCAATACCGAGGTCTCGTTGCCCTGTATGTTCTCGCCCCAGGGACGGCGCAATTACGACGAAGATGCCATCAAGGCCAGCGAGTCTTTGCTACACGTCATCGGACGAGCGGGAATGAAGGTGGGGTGGGCAGACAATCAATCAGGATGCAAAGGCGTCTGCGCAGGCCTGCCCACGTGGCAGCCGGATCCTCAGGCTATGTCGGCATTATGCGATCGCGACCGCTGCCTGGATGAAGTGTTGTTAGCCGGGGCGGAAGCTTTGCGGCACCAGCTACCTGGCAGCTTGGTCGTGGTCCTGCACCAACTTGGCAATCATGGTCCCGCGTACTACCGGCGGTATCCGGCCCAATTCGCGCAGTTCGGTCCGACTTGCGACACCGATGATCTCTCGCGCTGTACCCCAGAGCAAATTCGCAACGCGTACGACAATGCATTGCTGTACACCGATCATGTGCTCGCACGCACCATCGACTGGCTCGAACAACTCGAGGCGCGCTATGACACGGCCATGATCTATGTATCAGACCATGGCGAGTCGTTGGGAGAGCGCGGACTGTTCTTGCATGGCATGCCTTACGCGATTGCTCCGCGGGAGCAGACCGAGGTACCGATGGTGATGTGGTTCTCAGACTCATTCGCCCAGCGCATGCGGCTCGATGTCTCCTGCCTGCGCGCGCGGGCGCACGAACCGGCCACACATGACCACCTATTCTCCACAGTCCTGGGCCTGCTGGATATCCGTACCCAGACCCAGGATGCCACCATGGATTTGTCGGCACGCTGCCGCAACGGATAA